One Cucurbita pepo subsp. pepo cultivar mu-cu-16 chromosome LG11, ASM280686v2, whole genome shotgun sequence DNA window includes the following coding sequences:
- the LOC111805466 gene encoding probable carboxylesterase 2 — MHNLSLMTLYGLTKPFARPWYPSSMESGEPETAFELLPLLRVHKNGRIERLIGTDFVPPGTDPLTGVTSKDVTIFPESGVSARLFLPNLTHSTQRLPLVVYFHGGCFCTQSPFTAKYHNYLNALTAEAKVLAVSVNYRKAPEHPVPAAYEDSWAALQWAISHCEGKGPEIWLNKHADFRRLFLAGASAGANIAHNLAMLAGEPDYGENMELVGVALEHPYFWSSARTAKEAEDPMRTRLFERLWGFICPARPENDDPWVNPVAGGAARLAGMGSGRVLVCVAEKDVLRDRGRHYYEALAGSGWLGVAEIVETEDEDHLFHLNDLEGQKAKDLIRRLGAFFNRDMPHSLLR; from the exons ATGCATAACTTAAGCCTCATG ACCCTCTATGGACTCACTAAGCCATTTGCTCGCCCCTGGTATCCTTCTTCCATGGAATCCGGCGAACCAGAAACAGCCTTCGAGTTACTCCCACTTCTTCGCGTCCACAAGAACGGACGAATTGAGCGCCTCATCGGCACTGATTTCGTTCCACCGGGGACCGACCCTCTCACCGGCGTCACATCCAAAGACGTAACAATATTCCCGGAATCCGGCGTCTCCGCCAGACTCTTCCTCCCAAACCTCACTCACTCGACTCAACGCCTTCCCCTCGTAGTCTATTTCCACGGCGGTTGCTTCTGCACCCAATCCCCATTCACGGCCAAGTACCACAACTACCTCAACGCCCTCACCGCCGAAGCCAAAGTCCTGGCGGTTTCCGTCAACTATAGGAAGGCACCAGAGCATCCCGTTCCCGCCGCCTACGAAGATTCATGGGCTGCCCTTCAATGGGCCATTTCACATTGTGAGGGGAAAGGACCTGAGATTTGGTTGAACAAACATGCAGATTTCAGAAGGCTGTTTCTGGCCGGAGCTAGTGCCGGTGCCAACATCGCCCACAACCTGGCGATGTTGGCCGGCGAACCTGATTACGGGGAGAACATGGAGCTTGTTGGGGTTGCTTTGGAGCATCCATATTTCTGGAGCAGTGCGAGAACTGCTAAGGAGGCAGAGGATCCAATGAGGACGAGATTGTTTGAACGGCTGTGGGGGTTTATTTGTCCAGCGAGACCGGAGAACGATGATCCATGGGTGAATCCAGTGGCTGGGGGGGCAGCGAGGCTGGCTGGGATGGGAAGTGGGAGGGTTCTGGTTTGTGTGGCTGAGAAGGATGTGCTGAGAGACAGAGGAAGGCATTACTATGAGGCGTTGGCGGGCAGTGGGTGGTTGGGGGTGGCAGAGATTGTGGAAACAGAGGATGAGGATCATTTGTTTCATTTGAATGATTTGGAAGGTCAGAAGGCTAAGGATTTGATCCGAAGGCTGGGGGCTTTCTTCAACAGAGACATGCCCCATTCACTGCTGCGTTGA
- the LOC111805791 gene encoding succinate dehydrogenase subunit 5, mitochondrial-like isoform X2, translating to MVILRSLLRSVRARSYVIAGVTHRNLLQSHRQAARSFFSLSSHRSSFSDFPLRVSSDCGYLSGVAHARFFSVDVVNMPTIGDTKLQNAFKDLMAASWDNLPESVVYDVKAALSGSTEDKAGKEIVENVFRAAEAAEDFGDILINLKMEIDDSIGVSGEDVKPLSDELKKALQTVYDRYTAYLDAFGPEENYLRKKVETELGTKMIYLKMRCSGLGSEWGKVSVLGTSGLSGSYVEQRA from the exons ATGGTGATTCTCAGATCATTATTGCGTTCTGTTCGCGCCAGATCTTACGTCATCGCCGGCGTCACGCACCGGAATTTACTACAGAGTCACCGTCAGGCTGCCCGAagtttcttctctctgtcGTCTCATCGTTCTTCTTTCTCAGATTTTCCGCTGAGAGTTTCTTCTG ATTGTGGCTATCTATCTGGTGTAGCGCACGCTAGATTTTTTAGTGTTGATGTAGTTAATATGCCTACAATTGGAGATACCAAGCTTCAGAATGCTTTCAAGGATTTGATGGCTGCAAGTTGGGATAACCTTCCCGAGTCTGTTGTCTATGATGTAAAGGCAGCATTATCTGGAAGCACTGAAGACAAGGCTGGAAAGGAAATTGTGGAAAATGTTTTCAGAGCAGCTGAAGCGGCAGAGGATTTTGGTGATATACTTATCAacttgaaaatggaaattgatGATAGCATTGGTGTCAGTGGCGAG GATGTTAAGCCTTTGTCTGATGAGCTTAAGAAGGCACTACAAACAGTTTATGATCGCTATACAGCCTACTTGGATGCATTTGGTCCCGAGGAAAACTATCTGCGAAAGAAAGTTGAAACCGAGTTAGGAACTAAGATGATATACTTGAAAATGAGATGCAGTGGCCTTGGATCCGAGTGGGGAAAG GTTTCTGTGCTGGGAACCTCTGGTCTATCAGGGTCATATGTCGAGCAAAGGGCATAA
- the LOC111805791 gene encoding succinate dehydrogenase subunit 5, mitochondrial-like isoform X1, with product MVILRSLLRSVRARSYVIAGVTHRNLLQSHRQAARSFFSLSSHRSSFSDFPLRVSSADCGYLSGVAHARFFSVDVVNMPTIGDTKLQNAFKDLMAASWDNLPESVVYDVKAALSGSTEDKAGKEIVENVFRAAEAAEDFGDILINLKMEIDDSIGVSGEDVKPLSDELKKALQTVYDRYTAYLDAFGPEENYLRKKVETELGTKMIYLKMRCSGLGSEWGKVSVLGTSGLSGSYVEQRA from the exons ATGGTGATTCTCAGATCATTATTGCGTTCTGTTCGCGCCAGATCTTACGTCATCGCCGGCGTCACGCACCGGAATTTACTACAGAGTCACCGTCAGGCTGCCCGAagtttcttctctctgtcGTCTCATCGTTCTTCTTTCTCAGATTTTCCGCTGAGAGTTTCTTCTG CAGATTGTGGCTATCTATCTGGTGTAGCGCACGCTAGATTTTTTAGTGTTGATGTAGTTAATATGCCTACAATTGGAGATACCAAGCTTCAGAATGCTTTCAAGGATTTGATGGCTGCAAGTTGGGATAACCTTCCCGAGTCTGTTGTCTATGATGTAAAGGCAGCATTATCTGGAAGCACTGAAGACAAGGCTGGAAAGGAAATTGTGGAAAATGTTTTCAGAGCAGCTGAAGCGGCAGAGGATTTTGGTGATATACTTATCAacttgaaaatggaaattgatGATAGCATTGGTGTCAGTGGCGAG GATGTTAAGCCTTTGTCTGATGAGCTTAAGAAGGCACTACAAACAGTTTATGATCGCTATACAGCCTACTTGGATGCATTTGGTCCCGAGGAAAACTATCTGCGAAAGAAAGTTGAAACCGAGTTAGGAACTAAGATGATATACTTGAAAATGAGATGCAGTGGCCTTGGATCCGAGTGGGGAAAG GTTTCTGTGCTGGGAACCTCTGGTCTATCAGGGTCATATGTCGAGCAAAGGGCATAA
- the LOC111805768 gene encoding DPH4 homolog, giving the protein MSSSSGSIDETYYDVLSLREDASYDEIRASYRSSLLNFHPDKLQAMCHKSHLDDIAGERYLKVQKAWEVLSSSMSRAAYDRELQVAKGDAIGAESIRLEDMGVEDKGEVVELLYQCRCGDYFFIDSGELDEMGCPLLRNGRKVSLRTLDVLPASVVFPCGSCSLKVRLLIDSNSSVLND; this is encoded by the coding sequence ATGAGTTCAAGCAGTGGCTCCATTGATGAAACTTATTATGATGTACTGTCTTTGAGGGAAGATGCTAGCTACGATGAAATAAGAGCCAGCTATCGTTCTTCTCTCCTTAATTTCCACCCTGATAAGTTACAAGCTATGTGCCATAAATCTCATTTAGACGACATTGCGGGAGAAAGATACTTGAAGGTGCAGAAGGCTTGGGAAGTCCTCAGCAGCTCAATGTCCCGTGCAGCTTATGACAGAGAGCTCCAAGTTGCCAAAGGCGATGCAATTGGTGCAGAGAGCATAAGGTTGGAGGATATGGGTGTGGAAGATAAAGGTGAAGTTGTAGAACTCCTTTATCAGTGCCGTTGTGGAGATTACTTCTTTATTGATTCGGGGGAGTTGGATGAAATGGGATGTCCATTGTTGAGGAATGGGAGAAAGGTTTCTTTAAGGACTCTGGATGTGTTGCCTGCTTCCGTTGTTTTTCCTTGTGGTTCTTGCTCTTTGAAAGTTCGTTTACTTATTGATTCGAACTCAAGTGTTTTGAATGATTGA
- the LOC111805793 gene encoding uncharacterized protein LOC111805793 — MGVFYQEDPPNPSRKCFLAGALKDVLCNCHNFSKPQPNSNAEDDYPTSDFDDEEEEIVSEIRSRAMEKLRRKTNLSDSFSWVFSPATKELYITSMEIEKIDEPGNEDNTGDEFYSVQSFLTCSSAATKEAFFSVEANFSRCSSLNGLNFLDEDLKRRTILQELFHCEGWPFGLCRKAVLLPPLPKSPSESWLWSKGTKIVKI, encoded by the exons ATGGGCGTCTTTTATCAAGAAGACCCACCAAATCCTTCAAGGAAATGCTTTCTAGCAGGTGCTTTGAAGGATGTACTCTGCAACTGCCATAATTTTAGCAAACCACAGCCAAATTCCAACGCAGAGGATGATTATCCAACGAGTGACTTTGATGATGAAGAGGAA GAAATTGTATCGGAAATCAGAAGTCGGGCAATGGAAAAGTTGAGACGAAAGACTAACCTGTCAGACAGCTTTTCCTGGGTTTTCTCACCTGCAACCAAAGAATTATATATTACTTCAATGGAGATTGAGAAGATAGATGAACCTGGAAATGAAGATAACACAGGAGATGAGTTCTACTCAGTTCAGAGTTTTCTCACATGTTCAAGTGCTGCAACAAAGGAAGCATTCTTTTCTGTAGAGGCCAACTTTTCCCGATGTTCGAGCTTAAATGGTCTTAATTTTCTGGATGAAGATCTCAAGAGGCGCACCATCTTACAGGAATTGTTTCATTGTGAAGGATGGCCGTTTGGTCTTTGCAGGAAAGCGGTGTTACTTCCACCTCTGCCCAAGTCGCCATCTGAATCTTGGTTATGGAGTAAGGGCACCAAAATTGTGAAGATATGA